One window of Thermus islandicus DSM 21543 genomic DNA carries:
- a CDS encoding glycerophosphodiester phosphodiesterase, with protein sequence MKKPLLLGHRGAPRRARENTLESLRLALEAGLSGVELDVQTTREGRLVVRHDLTTPKGPVFALSLEELRALEPWVPTLEEVLELFQDYPEAVLNAELKSIPGFPSGARALAEALKPLASRVLISSFDPVALYLLGGYGLPRALLFAEEDLGPLARALGLEGVHPHKALVDEESLARWKEAGFFVIPWTVNETEEAKRLLSLGVDGLIGDLPEVLLGAQG encoded by the coding sequence GTGAAAAAGCCCCTTCTCCTGGGCCACCGCGGTGCCCCTAGGAGGGCCAGGGAAAACACCCTGGAAAGCCTTCGCTTGGCCCTCGAGGCCGGCCTCTCCGGAGTAGAGCTGGACGTCCAGACCACTCGGGAAGGGCGCCTCGTCGTCCGCCACGACCTCACCACCCCCAAGGGCCCGGTGTTCGCCCTGAGCCTGGAGGAGCTCAGGGCCTTGGAACCTTGGGTGCCCACCCTGGAAGAGGTACTGGAGCTTTTCCAGGATTATCCGGAGGCGGTTTTGAACGCCGAGCTCAAGTCCATCCCCGGCTTCCCCTCAGGGGCCCGGGCCCTGGCGGAGGCCCTCAAGCCCCTGGCCTCCAGGGTCCTTATCTCCAGCTTTGATCCGGTGGCCCTCTACCTCCTTGGGGGGTATGGCCTCCCACGGGCCCTCCTCTTCGCCGAGGAAGACCTGGGCCCCCTAGCCCGGGCCTTAGGCCTCGAAGGGGTGCATCCCCACAAGGCCCTGGTGGATGAGGAAAGCCTCGCTCGCTGGAAGGAGGCGGGGTTTTTCGTCATCCCCTGGACGGTGAACGAAACCGAGGAGGCCAAGAGACTCCTGAGCCTCGGCGTGGACGGCCTCATCGGGGACCTCCCCGAGGTCCTCCTGGGAGCCCAGGGTTAG
- a CDS encoding ABC transporter permease has product MGKEVAAVRALGWLAFVLFLLYLILPMLAPVVYSFSQVWLGVLPEGFTLAWYRRILTDARYLEGALLSLRIAALAVALNILVGVPTAYVAHTWPGREGESLRRFLQVLPLLVPPLVVGLGFLLAFNRPPLALSGTFWIVVFGHAALGFPFFFRTVYAGLSGIEVRLLMEAAQASGAGLFARMRYVLLPNLLPAVLSGSLVAFAISMGEFEVTSMVAGFGTVTLPLLLFQSLREDFRAASAVASLLLYTTLLALAGLALLRKR; this is encoded by the coding sequence TTGGGAAAGGAGGTGGCGGCGGTGAGGGCCCTAGGCTGGCTCGCCTTCGTCCTTTTCCTCCTCTACCTCATCCTGCCTATGCTGGCCCCGGTGGTCTATTCCTTCAGCCAGGTCTGGCTAGGCGTCCTTCCGGAAGGCTTCACCCTTGCGTGGTACAGGCGGATTCTCACCGATGCCCGATACCTGGAAGGGGCCCTCCTCTCCTTGCGCATCGCAGCCCTTGCCGTAGCCCTCAATATCCTCGTAGGGGTGCCCACGGCCTATGTAGCCCACACCTGGCCGGGGCGGGAAGGGGAAAGCCTGAGGCGCTTCCTCCAAGTCCTTCCCCTGCTAGTGCCGCCCCTTGTGGTGGGCTTAGGCTTCCTCCTGGCCTTCAACCGCCCGCCCCTGGCCCTTTCCGGTACCTTCTGGATCGTGGTCTTCGGCCACGCCGCCTTGGGCTTTCCCTTCTTCTTCCGTACGGTCTACGCTGGTCTTTCGGGAATAGAGGTGCGGCTCCTCATGGAGGCCGCTCAGGCCTCAGGAGCCGGTCTCTTCGCGCGAATGCGCTATGTGCTCCTGCCCAACCTGCTGCCGGCGGTCCTTTCAGGAAGCCTGGTGGCCTTCGCCATCTCCATGGGAGAGTTTGAGGTAACCAGCATGGTGGCCGGTTTCGGCACGGTAACCCTCCCTCTCCTCCTCTTCCAGAGCCTGCGCGAAGACTTCCGGGCGGCGAGCGCCGTAGCAAGCCTCCTCCTCTACACCACGCTTCTGGCCCTAGCAGGCCTTGCCCTCCTGAGAAAGCGGTGA